In Methanobacterium paludis, the following proteins share a genomic window:
- a CDS encoding cell division protein SepF, translating into MKDVLDHIKKTIGLEEEDEVKEEQDTIIVPEHSFYEIIMMKAKNLDDFDYALNQIIEEKTPIIMDMGYLERDSPEDFKLAGEKLKAFRTKTGGEAILLCKNGKNTIIITPPEIKLIRK; encoded by the coding sequence ATGAAGGACGTACTAGATCATATAAAAAAAACTATTGGTTTAGAAGAGGAAGACGAAGTGAAGGAAGAACAGGATACCATAATAGTACCGGAACATTCTTTCTATGAAATAATCATGATGAAAGCCAAGAATCTTGATGACTTTGATTATGCACTCAATCAGATTATTGAAGAAAAGACTCCCATAATAATGGACATGGGATATCTGGAAAGGGATAGTCCTGAAGACTTTAAATTGGCTGGGGAAAAATTAAAAGCTTTCCGTACTAAAACCGGTGGAGAAGCAATACTGCTTTGTAAAAACGGTAAAAATACCATAATCATTACGCCTCCTGAGATCAAACTTATAAGGAAATGA
- the minD gene encoding cell division ATPase MinD, with protein MTRVICVASGKGGVGKTTMTANLGVALSTYGERTIVLDADVAMANLELILGMEGKSVTLHDVLSGEAPIEDAIYEGPGGVKVVPAGISLEGLRKIRLDRLEEALEVLIEDADILLIDAPAGLEKDALAAIAAAQEMILVTTPEVPSISDALKTKIIASKLGVDIIGVVINREQHDRTFLTLNEIETILEVPVIAVIPDDPEVSRAAAYGEPIIVKNPKSPTSNAIMQLAADMIGEEYQPIEPDKKSVIAKLVEGLLGKR; from the coding sequence ATGACAAGAGTTATATGTGTTGCTTCCGGAAAGGGAGGAGTTGGAAAAACAACGATGACTGCAAATTTAGGCGTTGCTTTATCCACTTACGGAGAAAGAACCATAGTATTAGATGCAGATGTAGCAATGGCAAACCTCGAACTCATTTTAGGAATGGAGGGTAAATCTGTAACATTGCACGATGTATTGTCAGGGGAAGCACCGATAGAAGATGCAATATATGAAGGACCTGGCGGTGTAAAAGTTGTGCCTGCAGGTATATCCCTTGAAGGGTTACGAAAAATTAGGTTAGATAGATTAGAAGAAGCATTGGAAGTTCTCATTGAAGATGCGGATATATTGCTTATAGATGCTCCTGCAGGTCTGGAGAAAGACGCTCTTGCAGCTATTGCTGCTGCACAGGAGATGATACTGGTAACAACACCAGAGGTTCCATCCATAAGTGATGCCCTGAAAACCAAGATCATTGCAAGCAAACTGGGAGTTGACATAATAGGAGTTGTAATAAACAGGGAACAGCATGATAGAACGTTTTTAACACTCAACGAAATTGAAACCATACTTGAAGTACCTGTAATTGCAGTTATACCTGATGATCCTGAGGTAAGTAGAGCTGCAGCATATGGTGAACCAATTATTGTTAAAAATCCTAAATCTCCAACAAGTAATGCAATAATGCAGCTTGCTGCAGACATGATTGGGGAAGAATATCAACCTATTGAACCAGATAAAAAAAGTGTTATTGCCAAATTGGTTGAAGGTCTTTTAGGCAAAAGATAA
- a CDS encoding 3H domain-containing protein, which produces MRKPYVILIGSASGIGKSTIASELAKELGIKHLIETDFIREIVRGIIGPEYAPALHRSSFDAYVTLKDKERFKGNNAGLISAGFEEHASFVIPAIEKVIKRAVDDYDDVVIEGVHLVPGLIDIEKFRDEASIHFFVLTADEEMHKERFVKRAMKIKRGGKHLEYFKENRIINDYLVKEASEHGVPVINNKGIDCTIKRMLTLIREICKIMLFKHSVDELEAETDIILDKYGGRIVDVSYFLPGFGEPLKRRVNVFDPYEAKRFIGNLNKNPKRKKDLEGLYKLSDNVHSHKICAPDEESLEKMIKDLDEMGFIFKGKESAAEKLSKEETSTQDEGSKKSYH; this is translated from the coding sequence TTGAGAAAACCTTACGTAATTCTTATAGGAAGTGCTTCAGGAATTGGAAAATCAACTATAGCCTCAGAGTTAGCTAAAGAATTAGGGATAAAGCATTTAATTGAAACCGATTTTATAAGGGAGATAGTGAGGGGAATAATAGGTCCAGAATATGCTCCCGCACTTCACAGATCCTCTTTTGACGCATACGTAACCTTAAAAGACAAAGAACGTTTTAAGGGGAACAATGCCGGGCTGATAAGTGCTGGTTTTGAAGAACATGCTTCATTTGTTATTCCTGCAATTGAAAAGGTTATTAAAAGAGCTGTGGATGATTACGACGATGTCGTGATCGAAGGGGTGCATCTGGTCCCTGGCTTGATTGACATTGAAAAATTCAGGGACGAAGCATCCATCCATTTTTTCGTGCTGACTGCAGATGAAGAGATGCACAAAGAACGATTTGTCAAAAGGGCCATGAAAATAAAACGTGGCGGTAAACACCTTGAATATTTCAAAGAAAACAGGATAATAAATGATTACCTTGTGAAAGAGGCTTCTGAACACGGAGTTCCTGTAATAAACAACAAAGGCATTGATTGTACGATCAAACGAATGCTCACCTTGATACGGGAGATATGTAAAATTATGCTCTTCAAACATTCTGTTGATGAACTAGAAGCTGAAACAGATATCATATTAGATAAATATGGTGGTAGAATAGTTGATGTATCCTACTTCCTCCCAGGATTCGGAGAACCGCTTAAAAGGAGAGTAAATGTCTTTGATCCCTACGAGGCAAAACGTTTCATAGGTAATCTGAATAAAAATCCAAAACGGAAAAAAGACCTTGAAGGACTTTACAAACTTTCAGACAATGTCCACAGCCATAAGATATGTGCACCAGATGAAGAAAGTCTTGAAAAGATGATAAAAGACTTGGATGAAATGGGTTTCATTTTCAAAGGAAAAGAATCAGCTGCAGAAAAATTAAGTAAGGAAGAAACATCAACTCAAGATGAAGGGTCAAAAAAGAGTTATCATTGA
- a CDS encoding DUF2226 domain-containing protein, whose amino-acid sequence MDLPIKKPSMVSYADEMDFLKLLEELSNNKHNGFIRVTLGSEEGYILFNKGEQIAASYDKYQKVDAIEKIKDAMDEKNTLIEVFDVKESQIDFLKDLNKPYLLNSSSDYDLIMELKKSAEPESEDHGYMVKPETVAKHETITRPETVAKHETTNVEQEIEEEVKPALRLEKEQESGLKTEPVPNMEGTDEPKNEYESTLEEPVSEKEIEEVVKPKSFESAEFNVDEVNDIDEVKTFLEYQKPSAETLEVTENTDADVISEKVIDAEVQETAEVQETETQPLDRSALMKMYGIKDIKEEDVENILESYKGGSIAEEDVDKIELTLMNRIKKSIFGIPKIRGAEVMIFLDNSKGLSGKVNVIIEYESKGFLSRMIGESKDITNLKRQIINIIQIEIRKSFREYPEIVDEFDINVEVN is encoded by the coding sequence ATGGATCTGCCAATAAAAAAACCATCCATGGTTTCTTATGCTGATGAAATGGATTTTTTAAAACTTTTGGAAGAGCTATCAAATAACAAGCACAACGGGTTCATAAGGGTGACTTTAGGTTCTGAGGAAGGTTATATCCTTTTTAATAAAGGTGAACAGATTGCAGCTTCCTACGATAAATATCAAAAGGTAGATGCGATCGAGAAAATAAAAGATGCAATGGATGAAAAAAATACCTTAATCGAAGTTTTTGATGTTAAAGAATCTCAAATTGATTTTTTAAAGGATTTAAACAAACCATACCTTCTGAATTCAAGTTCAGATTATGACCTAATAATGGAGCTTAAAAAATCAGCAGAGCCAGAATCTGAAGATCATGGATATATGGTTAAACCTGAAACTGTAGCTAAGCATGAAACTATAACCCGTCCTGAAACTGTAGCTAAGCATGAGACCACTAATGTTGAACAGGAAATTGAGGAAGAAGTTAAACCTGCTTTGAGGCTTGAAAAAGAACAGGAATCAGGGCTAAAAACTGAACCTGTACCAAATATGGAAGGCACAGACGAACCCAAAAATGAATATGAGTCTACTTTGGAAGAACCAGTATCTGAAAAAGAAATTGAAGAAGTGGTGAAACCAAAATCCTTTGAATCCGCAGAATTTAATGTTGATGAGGTAAATGATATTGATGAGGTAAAGACCTTTTTAGAATATCAAAAACCGTCAGCGGAAACTTTAGAGGTAACAGAAAATACAGATGCTGATGTAATTAGTGAGAAAGTAATAGATGCTGAGGTTCAGGAGACTGCTGAGGTTCAGGAGACAGAAACTCAACCTCTGGATCGTTCTGCTCTCATGAAGATGTATGGTATTAAAGATATTAAAGAAGAAGACGTTGAAAATATCTTAGAGTCCTACAAGGGAGGTTCTATAGCGGAAGAAGATGTTGATAAAATAGAACTGACGCTCATGAACAGGATAAAAAAGTCCATCTTTGGAATTCCTAAAATTAGAGGCGCTGAGGTTATGATTTTTCTTGATAATTCCAAAGGACTATCTGGAAAGGTTAACGTAATAATTGAATATGAATCTAAAGGATTCCTTTCTAGAATGATAGGAGAATCGAAGGATATCACTAATTTAAAAAGACAAATAATTAATATAATACAGATAGAAATAAGGAAGAGCTTTAGAGAGTATCCTGAAATTGTTGATGAATTTGATATAAATGTAGAGGTTAATTAG
- a CDS encoding DUF1611 domain-containing protein has product MYFITSVEELQELSPFIIIGCGGGGEKFANFEGVEAAGFIDDDTEKQGKEFCKNVISRDLEEVIQKTNAKSVAIMLPIGAEGTALKYAVEAIDHGKNVVTSFRSLPVTQNESLIKFAESKGVVLKEISSRLDVVKKIFGVAPPQCTEILPKINYKAKAPVVFVGGTSQECGKRTTTRTLGKAAKEQGLNAVVISTDEMGLEKPADVNFRAGSLSVMDVASAVMGTIKYMEENKNPDIIFVEGQSSLTEMGNPHPRGLSAAILFGAKPDATVVCHRPNHPYREPRGIDYEVKAIEAVEPTKVVGISLNLRNVEDKSEISKYEEKYGLPTVDIKNGGASRLLKVIIDYIGESKK; this is encoded by the coding sequence TTGTATTTTATAACTTCTGTAGAAGAACTTCAAGAACTTAGTCCGTTTATAATCATAGGATGTGGTGGCGGAGGAGAAAAATTCGCTAATTTTGAAGGAGTAGAAGCTGCCGGGTTTATTGATGATGACACTGAAAAACAGGGAAAAGAATTCTGTAAAAATGTCATATCACGAGATCTGGAAGAAGTAATCCAAAAAACCAATGCGAAAAGCGTGGCAATAATGCTGCCCATTGGAGCTGAAGGAACTGCACTCAAATATGCAGTTGAAGCAATAGATCATGGAAAAAACGTTGTTACATCATTCAGGTCGTTGCCAGTTACACAGAATGAATCTTTAATAAAATTTGCCGAATCCAAGGGAGTTGTATTAAAGGAGATCAGTTCCCGTTTGGATGTTGTTAAAAAAATATTCGGAGTAGCTCCTCCGCAATGCACAGAGATCTTACCCAAGATCAACTACAAAGCTAAGGCACCTGTAGTTTTTGTTGGAGGTACGTCCCAAGAATGTGGTAAAAGAACAACCACAAGAACCCTAGGTAAAGCAGCAAAAGAGCAGGGTTTAAACGCTGTTGTAATATCAACTGATGAGATGGGACTTGAAAAACCTGCTGATGTGAATTTCCGTGCAGGAAGCTTATCTGTTATGGATGTTGCTTCTGCAGTTATGGGAACCATAAAATATATGGAAGAAAATAAAAATCCGGATATAATCTTCGTTGAAGGACAATCAAGCTTAACAGAAATGGGAAATCCCCACCCTCGGGGTCTTTCAGCTGCCATACTTTTTGGAGCAAAGCCCGATGCCACAGTGGTTTGCCACAGGCCTAACCACCCTTACAGGGAACCCCGTGGCATAGACTATGAAGTGAAAGCTATAGAAGCAGTTGAACCAACTAAGGTTGTTGGAATTTCATTAAATTTAAGGAATGTTGAGGACAAAAGCGAAATATCAAAATATGAAGAAAAATACGGCCTGCCCACAGTGGACATTAAAAATGGCGGTGCATCAAGATTACTTAAAGTAATTATTGATTATATAGGGGAATCTAAAAAATGA
- a CDS encoding ZPR1 zinc finger domain-containing protein: MNKMMADCPVCNSKGAMEVTTKTETIPYFGEIMESTVKCSKCGYKHSDTICLDQKEPVRYTMTITKDNLNARVVKSQSATVTIPELGLKVEPGPKSQGYVSNIEGLINRFENAVITALKWAEDETIKENALKILEEIENVKSGEKNATVVIEDPFGHSIIAHNDAAHRKLTEDEIKNLKTGFTTFEK; this comes from the coding sequence TTGAACAAAATGATGGCAGATTGTCCGGTTTGTAACAGCAAAGGTGCCATGGAAGTTACAACAAAAACAGAAACTATCCCCTATTTCGGGGAAATAATGGAATCTACAGTTAAATGCAGTAAATGTGGGTACAAACATTCTGACACAATATGCCTTGACCAGAAAGAACCTGTTAGATACACCATGACAATAACTAAAGACAATTTGAATGCAAGAGTTGTGAAATCCCAATCTGCAACCGTTACTATCCCAGAATTAGGCCTTAAAGTTGAACCCGGCCCAAAATCCCAAGGATACGTATCAAATATCGAGGGTTTAATTAACAGATTTGAGAATGCAGTTATAACCGCTTTAAAATGGGCCGAAGATGAAACTATAAAAGAAAATGCTCTTAAAATACTTGAAGAGATTGAAAATGTTAAATCTGGAGAAAAAAATGCCACCGTTGTGATCGAAGACCCATTCGGACACAGTATTATAGCTCATAATGACGCCGCGCATAGAAAATTAACTGAA
- a CDS encoding roadblock/LC7 domain-containing protein: MIERVLKDLGRINGVNGSLVVGKDGLIIESEVPSDIDSELVAAMSSAVFGTAERSAEEMKHDPLQQVMIEGEKGKTLMIDAGEGILVVITEVNINLGLIRIEMRRSAERVIDLLT; encoded by the coding sequence ATGATAGAGAGAGTGCTTAAAGATTTAGGCAGAATCAATGGGGTAAATGGATCGTTAGTTGTAGGAAAAGACGGATTAATTATAGAAAGTGAAGTACCATCAGACATAGACTCAGAGCTTGTAGCTGCTATGTCTTCTGCTGTTTTCGGTACCGCAGAAAGGTCTGCAGAGGAAATGAAACATGATCCACTGCAGCAAGTCATGATCGAAGGTGAGAAAGGTAAAACATTGATGATAGATGCGGGTGAAGGAATTTTAGTTGTAATAACAGAAGTGAATATAAACTTGGGTTTAATAAGGATTGAAATGAGAAGAAGCGCTGAACGCGTAATCGATCTTTTAACATGA